The following proteins are co-located in the Haliotis asinina isolate JCU_RB_2024 chromosome 13, JCU_Hal_asi_v2, whole genome shotgun sequence genome:
- the LOC137259662 gene encoding uncharacterized protein, protein METVHREILRKNYSGLVQAIQRVGKVVDKLVQFNVLTCLMKADIIEKPQTSFNRARELLNMSPRRGPQAYTLFCKALEECGEIQALTLLGLETDQEMTELPDPRCHLHLGDNVYMTAKTWDDVLSIHVRKYEVYPSGMAYPTKRGIVLSLKHWMELPGAIRSIEEAVKEGKPNSQWHLGANVFVTMDSTRSQLLGRCVKEFPMDTLSGEEINMTRKAFTLLPLCGKGRLAFIDLDGDIVSANNMAFSKVPLVMTP, encoded by the exons ATGGAAACGGTTCACCGGGAGATCCTAAGGAAGAATTATTCTGGCCTCGTGCAGGCCATACAGCGTGTAGGAAAGGTGGTCGACAAACTCGTGCAGTTTAACGTCCTTACCTGCCTCATGAAAGCGGACATTATTGAGAAACCACAAACGTCCTTTAACCGGGCCAGAGAGTTACTCAACATGTCACCTAGGCGAGGGCCTCAAGCATACACCCTGTTTTGCAAAGCCCTAGAGGAATGCGGGGAGATACAGGCCCTAACGTTACTGGGACTTGAGACAGATCAGGAGATGACTGAACTACCGGATCCCAGATGTCATTTACATCTAGGTGACAATGTGTATATGACAGCCAAGACATGGGACGATGTTTTGAGCATACATGTGAGAAAGTATGAAGTGTACCCGAGTGGCATGGCCTACCCAACGAAGAGGGGTATTGTATTGAGTTTGAAACACTGGATGGAACTCCCTGGAGCTATTCGATCCATTGAGGAGGCTGTCAAGGAAGGGAAACCTAACTCCCAATGGCATTTGGGAGCTAATGTGTTTGTTACCATGGATAGTACGAGGTCGCAGCTCCTTGGAAG gTGTGTAAAGGAATTTCCTATGGACACCCTGAG tggggaggagatcaacaTGACACGCAAAGCCTTCACGTTAC TTCCTCTTTGTGGCAAGGGGAGACTTGCCTTCATCGACCTGGACGGAGACATTGTTTCAGCTAACAATATGGCGTTTTCAAAAGTTCCTCTCGTCATGACACCATGA